From Rutidosis leptorrhynchoides isolate AG116_Rl617_1_P2 chromosome 3, CSIRO_AGI_Rlap_v1, whole genome shotgun sequence, a single genomic window includes:
- the LOC139896340 gene encoding uncharacterized protein, whose translation MSAEMATKVQSKTHFPGSMIDLNNGLYNGMWDPYHGERTERTTIYDPYFMRQTMNGYNNYPKEQMRQTILKQESIFRHQLQELHRLHKRQSDLMNEFTMKKHCNSTMPTNQPNLNQVSSWIAKEMHSQRRVIDLELPADVDENNKGKQPVETVHNLNTSRSFNLTDLNEPVQLEETSFAESIINNKSDQKSNSGLWYVQSESKKSFEHLPRKRTLFGVELFESNHTPSFDSARDQNTSMVNFNHNRWIGSSNGSRQIPEDFAGTKRANVNNSRFLTSGINSNVPVSDSLQEPRENDKKKNLENGLPPWLMKTKGKETTLYQMNMDSLQQNSQQFFSKSEKVQTDNSRGITKILGVPIISGPDNQDVSVNNKNKSVSQQIDLNISFDEEEEAPHSIKCIPEAVVKIASMQIDLEAPAAPEIEKDDNFIDANDELVQAAAEAIMSISVHEAQPADTLLVWFADAIASGEIVEKESVNVNNEECIPEGMDYFEFMTLNLKESREEYFEYKAAVQVVMEENEEDESLLRKRATRKGQGKRGRQRRDFQRDVLPGIVSLSRREVSEDIQIFEEAFSGIGVSWQSKRKAGGKNGRGRRRLAATSPQAPPMQPPAVAAEQTVCRQVALDEKSLSGWGKRTRRLPRQRCQNGGNHHSLALKC comes from the exons ATGAG TGCAGAAATGGCGACTAAAGTACAATCAAAGACACATTTTCCAGGTTCCATGATCGATCTAAACAACGGTTTATACAACGGTATGTGGGACCCGTATCACGGTGAAAGAACCGAAAGGACCACAATATATGACCCGTACTTTATGAGGCAAACTATGAATGGATACAACAACTATCCGAAAGAACAAATGAGACAAACCATTTTAAAGCAAGAATCCATCTTTAGGCATCAG CTTCAAGAGCTTCATCGTCTGCATAAAAGACAGAGCGATTTAATGAATGAATTCACAATGAAAAAGCATTGTAACTCTACAATGCCAACAAATCAACCGAATTTAAATCAAGTTTCTTCATGGATAGCTAAAGAAATGCATAGTCAGAGACGAGTGATTGATTTAGAGCTTCCTGCTGACGTGGACGAGAATAATAAAGGGAAGCAACCAGTCGAAACGGTTCATAACTTGAACACGTCGAGATCCTTTAATTTGACGGATCTTAATGAACCAGTACAGTTGGAAGAAACGTCTTTTGCAGAATCTATTATTAACAATAAAAGTGATCAAAAGTCAAACTCGGGGCTTTGGTACGTACAATCTGAGTCAAAGAAATCATTTGAGCATTTACCAAGAAAACGAACTTTATTCGGTGTTGAACTCTTCGAAAGTAATCATACACCGTCTTTTGATTCTGCACGGGATCAGAACACTTCAATGGTTAACTTTAACCATAACCGTTGGATTGGGTCCTCTAATGGATCAAGGCAAATTCCAGAAGATTTTGCAGGGACTAAACGTGCTAATGTGAATAATTCAAGATTTTTGACAAGTGGTATCAACTCGAACGTTCCAGTGTCCGATTCTCTTCAAGAACCTCGTGAAAACGACAAGAAGAAGAATCTTGAAAACGGGCTGCCTCCTTGGCTGATGAAAACGAAAGGGAAAGAAACGACACTTTATCAGATGAATATGGATTCACTGCAGCAGAATTCTCAGCAGTTTTTCAGTAAATCTGAAAAGGTTCAAACCGATAATTCTCGTGGAATTACGAAAATTCTTGGGGTCCCCATTATTAGCGGGCCTGACAACCAGGACGTTTccgtaaataataaaaataaaagcgtTTCGCAGCAAATTGATTTAAATATATCTTTTGATGAGGAAGAAGAAGCTCCACATTCAATAAAATGCATACCAGAAGCAGTTGTCAAAATTGCTTCGATGCAGATCGACTTAGAAGCTCCTGCAGCCCCTGAAATCGAAAAAGATGATAACTTTATTGATGCCAATGACGAACTTGTTCAAGCTGCAGCTGAGGCTATTATGTCCATTTCAGTCCATGAAGCACAGCCAGCTGACACGTTGCTGGTGTGGTTTGCTGATGCAATCGCATCAGGTGAAATTGTTGAGAAAGAGTCGGTGAATGTGAATAATGAGGAGTGTATTCCTGAAGGTATGGATTACTTCGAGTTCATGACGTTAAACTTGAAAGAGAGTAGAGAAGAATACTTTGAGTATAAAGCAGCAGTGCAGGTGGTTATGGAGGAAAATGAAGAAGATGAAAGTTTGTTAAGAAAGCGTGCAACGAGAAAGGGGCAAGGAAAAAGGGGTAGGCAACGAAGAGACTTTCAACGGGACGTATTACCGGGAATTGTTTCTTTATCGAGGCGAGAAGTGAGTGAAGATATTCAGATATTTGAAGAGGCGTTTAGTGGTATTGGTGTTTCATGGCAGTCGAAAAGGAAAGCTGGTGGTAAGAATGGTAGGGGCAGGCGGCGGTTGGCGGCTACCAGCCCCCAGGCGCCGCCAATGCAGCCACCCGCGGTGGCTGCTGAACAGACTGTTTGTAGACAGGTGGCGTTAGATGAGAAAAGTCTTAGCGGGTGGGGGAAAAGGACGAGACGTTTGCCGAGACAAAGATGCCAAAATGGCGGAAATCATCATTCGCTTGCTTTAAAGTGTTGA
- the LOC139900099 gene encoding uncharacterized protein: protein MKSMRVKSRVESICNEQGDRFYGHDVASQIVNHFKQFLGEARDVQPMDNLGDIFTKSLSFEEANAMVVEMTDSEIKKAIFDIDSDKASGPDGFTAGEVNATLLALIPKVDTPNKVSDFRPIACCNVLYKGISKIIIERIKNGLHKVVSLNQSAFVPGRSIQDNILLTQELLRGYGRAIGPKRCAMKIDIQKAYDKVSWSFLRDILVKFGFLEKNDDLLVLCKGEVKSVAVVKKVLDEFSDVSGLFPNLQKSTIFFSSIHQGIRNDILNVLPFSVGKLPMRYLGVPLLAKRLGVGDCKILVDKVREKTKGQNCKGSAKVAWKLICRPKKQGGLGLRPLNEWNDVLLMKQVWKILSKKESIWWQWINRVKLKGKDYWDINHESSDSWGWRKMLVLRDVMKPHIFKDSNGDMWWITNDNKLKAYSTNQAWKDLGCSDPKIDWYHVVWYPQITPKHAFISWLVVQNRLSTQDRLKKWYPNEQFECSFCGNQEDSHSHLFFRCDFTSQVWNKVKRMLVYKGLNNGLLHIVQDMAKYTAIKDIRNILNKVAIGVVVYYIWMERNRRIFRKVKKSVNEVSDDVKDFIRVKMTSLKVKDTKNVQKVAELCSLVLMDNNLQIAV, encoded by the exons ATGAAATCAATGAGAGTTAAAAGTCGTGTTGAAAGTATCTGTAATGAGCAGGGTGATAGGTTTTATGGGCATGATGTAGCTAGTCAAATTGTTAATCATTTTAAGCAGTTTTTGGGTGAAGCTAGGGATGTTCAGCCAATGGACAATCTTGGAGATATTTTTACTAAGTCACTTTCTTTTGAAGAGGCTAATGCTATGGTTGTTGAGATGACTGATTCAGAGATTAAGAAAGCTATTTTTGATATTGATAGTGATAAAGCTTCTGGTCCTGATGGTTTTACTGCTG GTGAAGTCAATGCTACCCTTTTAGCCCTTATCCCTAAAGTTGACACCCCTAATAAGGTGTCTGATTTTAGGCCTATAGCCTGTTGCAATGTATTATATAAGGGTATaagtaaaataattatagaaaggaTCAAGAATGGGCTGCATAAAGTGGTTAGTCTTAATCAAAGTGCTTTTGTTCCTGGAAGGTCAATTCAGGATAACATTTTACTTACCCAAGAGTTGTTGAGAGGTTATGGAAGAGCTATAGGGCCCAAGAGATGTGCAATGAAAATTGACATCCAAAAAGCCTATGACAAAGTGAGTTGGAGTTTTTTGAGGGACATTTTGGTTAAGTTTGGATTTCTTGAAAAAAATG ATGACCTGTTAGTGCTATGTAAGGGTGAAGTTAAGTCTGTTGCAGTTGTAAAGAAGGTGTTGGATGAATTTAGTGATGTTTCAGGTTTGTTTCCCAACCTGCAAAAAAGTACAATTTTCTTTAGTAGCATTCATCAAGGCATAAGGAATGATATTCTTAATGTCCTTCCCTTTAGTGTGGGTAAATTACCAATGAGATATTTAGGTGTTCCTTTATTAGCTAAAAGACTTGGTGTGGGAGATTGTAAGATTTTGGTGGACAAAGTTAGAGAAAAA ACAAAAGGTCAGAATTGTAAAGGTTCAGCTAAAGTGGCCTGGAAGTTAATTTGTAGACCTAAAAAGCAAGGTGGTTTGGGTTTAAGGCCACTCAACGAGTGGAATGATGTTTTGCTTATGAAACAGGTCTGGAAAATTTTAAGTAAAAAAGAGTCTATTTGGTGGCAATGGATTAATAGAGTGAAATTAAAAGGGAAGGATTATTGGGATATTAACCATGAATCCAGTGATAGTTGGGGATGGAGGAAAATGTTGGTGTTAAGAGATGTTATGAAACCTCATATTTTTAAAGATTCCAATGGTGATATGTGGTGGATTACAAATGACAATAAACTCAAAGCTTATTCAACAAATCAAGCTTGGAAGGATTTGGGGTGTTCTGATCCAAAGATTGATTGGTATCATGTTGTGTGGTATCCTCAAATTACTCCAAAACATGCATTTATTTCGTGGCTTGTGGTTCAAAATAGGCTTTCTACACAAGATAGACTTAAGAAATGGTATCCTAATGAGCAGTTTGAATGCAGTTTTTGTGGCAATCAGGAGGATTCACACTCTCATCTGTTTTTTAGGTGTGATTTTACAAGCCAAGTTTGGAATAAGGTCAAGAGAATGCTTGTTTATAAAGGATTGAATAATGGATTATTGCATATTGTTCAAGATATGGCTAAGTATACTGCCATCAAAGATATAAGGAACATTTTAAATAAAGTGGCTATTGGAGTTGTGGTGTATTATATCTGGATGGAAAGGAATAGGAGAATATTCAGGAAGGTGAAGAAATCAGTGAATGAAGTTAGTGATGATGTTAAGGATTTCATTCGGGTCAAAATGACTAGCTTGAAAGTCAAGGATACTAAGAATGTGCAGAAAGTTGCTGAATTGTGCAGTTTGGTTTTGATGGATAACAATCTGCAGATTGCTGTGTAA